The Candidatus Rokuibacteriota bacterium sequence GGTGGTGAACAAGTCCGATCGCCCGGGTGCGGCCGAGATGGCACATCACCTGTCTGCTTCGCTGCTTCTGGAACCGACCGGTCCCGGTTGGGTGCGGCCAGTCCTCTTGACCCAAGCCGCCAGCGAGGTGGGTATCGAGGAGTTGGCGAGCGCGATCAACGGCCACAGGACCTCTCTGGAGGAGGGTGGGCACCTGCAGGAGAGGCGGCGGAAGCGCCGAAGCGCGGAGTTCTTGAGACTGTTGACGGATCGGATGGTCAATCAGTTTCAGCAAGACGCCGGCTTGGATCCCCTGCTCAGGGAGTTGGTCGTCGCTGTAGAGAACGGGGAGCGAGGGCCCCAGAGGGCGGTTGAACAAGTCTTGAGCGGGAGGAAGGTCGGCGCCGTCGGCTTGCGCAACGTCGAGGAATCCGCGCCGGCCTGCACGGGGGGCACGGCCGAAGGGGGCACCAACTCGGGAGCCCTCTCCGGGATCCGCGTGCTCGAACTGGCAAGTTATCTAGCCGGGCCGCACGCGGGGATGATCCTGGCCGACTTGGGCGCAGAAGTCATCAAGATCGAGCCGCCGGGTGGAGACTTTACCCGCCACGCGCCGTCGGGCTCCATGAACGGCGAGTCTGTCTACTTCCTGAGCTGCAATCGCAACAAGAGCAGCCTTGTGCTCGATCTCACGATCCCAGAAGGCCGAGCGGTGTTCCTGGACCTGGTCCGGGTGTCCGACGTCGTCGCATACAACTTCCGCCCTGGAGTGGCCGAGCGGCTCGGCCTCCTGTACACGCAGCTGGAGGCGGTCAACCCACGGCTCGTCTGCTGTTCGATCTCGGGCTTTGGGCTCAGCGGACCCTATCGAGAGCGCCCTGGATTCGACTATCTCCTGCAAGGCTACGCCGGGGTCGCGGATGCCATCGGGGATGAGGGCGGCCCGCCACGGGGGACCCGGCTGTCGGTCGTGGATCTCCTCGGGGGCATCCACGGGGCCGTGGGCATCCTCGCGGCTCTGCAAGCACGCCACCGTACGGGCCGGGGCCAGCAGGTGGACATCGGCTTGCTGGATGGTGCCTTTTCGCTCTTCAGCTACCACGTGGCGATCATGGCCAACCTGGGGATCGCGCTCGAGAAACCGCCGGCGTCAGCCCACCCGAGTCTCGCGCCGGCGCAGATATTCCCTACCAAGGACTCGCACATCGTCATCATGGCCGTGAACGATGACTTCTTCGGCCGACTGTGCCGGCTGTTGGACGTGCCGGCGGTGGCGTCCGATCCGCGCTTCGCCACTCCGCACGGACGCAAGGAGAATCGCGCCGCGATGGTGACGATCCTGAGCGAACGATTGCGGGAGCGGAGCACCGATGAGTGGATGGCATTGTTGCTGGAGGCTGGCGTTCCCGCCGGTCCCGTCAACGACCTTCAGCAGGCCATGGCAGATCCCCATCTGAGAGAGCGACACATGATCATTGAAACGGCCCACCCTCATTGCGGACGGGTGCAGATGGTCGGAAATCCGATCAAGTTGTCGGAGAGCAAGACAATGCCCGCTCATGCGCCCCTGATGGGGCAGGATACGGAACACGTGCTCGAACGACTGATCCGTTACGACACACGGAAGATCAGGTCCCTGATGGACGCGGACATCTGCCGTGGACCGAATGTAGCCGGGGCCTCCGGCCGTGATGGCTGACGAGGCACTGAGACGCGGAGAACGAGCCACGAACCATATCTCTACAGGAGGTGCGTATGAAGTCTCGCGCGCTCGCAGCATCGGTTCTGATTCTGGCTGCCGTGGTCGTGGTCGGCAGTGCGGCTCCGGCTCTGGGGCAGAAGAAGAGAGTCGTCCTCGCGTGTAGTCAGGCCACGTCAAGCTTCTACACCCAGTGCGTTGCTGTCGCGCAAGTCATCAATGAGCAGGTCCCGGCCCTCGACGTCTCCGTGATGGAGACTGGCGGGGCCGTGGCGAGCATGAAGCTCTTGCTGAACGAGAGGGCGGACATCGCCCTCACGACGACGGATCAAGCCTACCTCGCCTGGCACGGACTGGAGAACTGGAAGGAGACTCCCTTCAAGGACATCCGCGCGTTGGTGTACACCACGAGCAGCGCCAACTACCTCATCGTGCGGGAGGATTCCGGCATCCAGAACATCCAGGGGCTCTCGGGCAAGAAGTTCAACCCCGGCATGCGAGGCTCCAGCACCGAGAAACTCACGCAAATGGTCCTGGAAGATCTGGGGATCACGCCTGACTGGCAGCGCATGGCGGCATCCGACGCCGTCGCGGGGATCATCGATAACCGGCTCGTCGGGTACGCGAAGGTGGGAAGTGGCTTTGCGTTTGACGGTCCGACGATGGAGATCGCGGCGAAGACCAAGATCCGAGTGCTGCCCTTCACCGAGGCGGAGGCCAAGAAGTCCAGGACCAAGCACCCCTTCCTGTCGTGGGCGAAGGTTCCCGCCAACACCATCAAGGGACTCGGCGAGTTCTGGACGCCGGCCGTGAGTTCCGGCTTCACGGTGCGCAAGTCCTTCCCGGCTGAATTGGCCTACGCGGTCATCAAGGCCGTGTCTTCCGAGAAAGGCGCGGCCACGGTCAAGGCAGCGTTCCCCGGCTTCACCGCGGATCCCGGTAAGTTGACCGTCGATGTCGCCACGTCGCCACTTCATGTCGGCGTGCTGAGGTATGTCGTCGACAAGGGGCAGCAAGTCTCCGGTGACCTCGTTCCCCCCGAGAAGAAGTAGGGGTGCGGTCGGCGCGCCCCACCGCCCTGGAATCCGAAGATTGGAAGGGACATGCAGGCCCACGGAACAATGACGGCCGATCCTGACGAGGACTCCGGCCGCTCGCTGACCGGTATCCAGGCCGGGATTGCGTCCGTGAGCGCCGTGCTGTTTGCCGCCTTCGTCTTGTACACGTCGGAGTTTGGGCCGTGGCCCACCCTCATAAACCG is a genomic window containing:
- a CDS encoding TAXI family TRAP transporter solute-binding subunit; this translates as MKSRALAASVLILAAVVVVGSAAPALGQKKRVVLACSQATSSFYTQCVAVAQVINEQVPALDVSVMETGGAVASMKLLLNERADIALTTTDQAYLAWHGLENWKETPFKDIRALVYTTSSANYLIVREDSGIQNIQGLSGKKFNPGMRGSSTEKLTQMVLEDLGITPDWQRMAASDAVAGIIDNRLVGYAKVGSGFAFDGPTMEIAAKTKIRVLPFTEAEAKKSRTKHPFLSWAKVPANTIKGLGEFWTPAVSSGFTVRKSFPAELAYAVIKAVSSEKGAATVKAAFPGFTADPGKLTVDVATSPLHVGVLRYVVDKGQQVSGDLVPPEKK
- the meaB gene encoding methylmalonyl Co-A mutase-associated GTPase MeaB, whose product is MPVSRKTPDDWHDRFCSGSEQVLSRLLSLAEHEDPGLADVLERLNPLCDRAHVIGITGPPGAGKSTLADALTARLRGAARTVGIVAVDPSSPFSGGAVLGDRLRMQRHYLDPGVFIRSLASRGRLGGLAPAANAAVKLLDAFGMNVILVETVGLGQAELEVMEAVDTVVVVLTPEAGDGVQAMKAGLMEIADVLVVNKSDRPGAAEMAHHLSASLLLEPTGPGWVRPVLLTQAASEVGIEELASAINGHRTSLEEGGHLQERRRKRRSAEFLRLLTDRMVNQFQQDAGLDPLLRELVVAVENGERGPQRAVEQVLSGRKVGAVGLRNVEESAPACTGGTAEGGTNSGALSGIRVLELASYLAGPHAGMILADLGAEVIKIEPPGGDFTRHAPSGSMNGESVYFLSCNRNKSSLVLDLTIPEGRAVFLDLVRVSDVVAYNFRPGVAERLGLLYTQLEAVNPRLVCCSISGFGLSGPYRERPGFDYLLQGYAGVADAIGDEGGPPRGTRLSVVDLLGGIHGAVGILAALQARHRTGRGQQVDIGLLDGAFSLFSYHVAIMANLGIALEKPPASAHPSLAPAQIFPTKDSHIVIMAVNDDFFGRLCRLLDVPAVASDPRFATPHGRKENRAAMVTILSERLRERSTDEWMALLLEAGVPAGPVNDLQQAMADPHLRERHMIIETAHPHCGRVQMVGNPIKLSESKTMPAHAPLMGQDTEHVLERLIRYDTRKIRSLMDADICRGPNVAGASGRDG